The following are encoded in a window of Anoplopoma fimbria isolate UVic2021 breed Golden Eagle Sablefish chromosome 3, Afim_UVic_2022, whole genome shotgun sequence genomic DNA:
- the larp6b gene encoding la-related protein 6b, producing MANPIGDGAQSAQDEEDREGELLCLKIKAQLEDLLSVSHLAEDGFLLKHVQKNRHGYVSLKLLTCLKKIKVLTTNWYMTLAAADYSELLEVNDECTKVRRIEPLPQWLLRSPTSKLLLAWNISVKKTTGEDVAPGGPEQPHLSESILQKFSPHGSITSLWILYPGKELPKELQCYAKRHKELGQHLCAVVKFDHLDEIRKAYNALKAEEKKSNGEGMRVVPLGFQSMHHDTKDEPSEDNEDQPEDTPSQGNTLETSEDSVQEEPSAPVKVSDTCQPQKSLDKSMRGTFELTSTIQSFSGLSQRYSKRSWCSGDCDKENSQSPWVLSRKFAASALNPKVARPGNAPYLTQRVLRQPYGPDGTKGFHSRGKPPHKAHTLPWK from the exons ATGGCTAATCCGATTGG AGATGGTGCACAATCTGCCCAAGATGAAGAAGACCGTGAAGGTGAGTTGCTCTGCCTGAAGATTAAAGCCCAGTTGGAGGATTTGCTGTCTGTCAGCCACCTGGCAGAGGACGGCTTCCTGTTGAAGCATGTGCAGAAGAACAGGCATGGCTACGTCAGCCTCAAGCTCCTCACTTGTttgaaaaag ATAAAGGTCCTGACCACAAACTGGTACATGACTCTGGCAGCAGCAGACTACTCAGAACTTCTGGAGGTGAACGATGAATGCACCAAAGTGAGGCGGATAGAGCCGCTTCCCCAATGGCTACTGCGTTCCCCCACCAGCAAGCTCCTCCTAGCCTGGAACATTTCTGTGAAGAAAACAACTGGAGAAGACGTAGCGCCTGGAGGCCCGGAGCAACCTCACCTCTCAGAGAGTATCCTCCAAAAGTTTAGCCCTCATGGCAGCATTACTTCACTCTGGATCTTGTATCCTGGTAAAGAGCTCCCCAAGGAGCTGCAGTGCTATGCAAAGCGTCACAAAGAGCTCGGCCAACATTTGTGTGCAGTTGTGAAGTTTGATCATTTGGACGAAATCCGTAAGGCCTACAACGCCCtgaaagcagaggagaaaaagtcTAACGGTGAGGGCATGCGTGTCGTACCTTTGGGATTCCAGTCAATGCACCACGACACCAAGGACGAACCATCAGAGGACAACGAGGACCAACCTGAGGACACACCTTCCCAGGGAAATACACTTGAAACTTCAGAGGATTCAGTCCAGGAGGAACCCTCCGCGCCAGTTAAAGTTTCTGACACATGTCAGCCCCAAAAGTCCTTGGATAAATCAATGCGAGGAACCTTTGAGCTGACTTCCACCATCCAGTCCTTCTCCGGTTTGAGTCAGAGGTACAGTAAGAGGAGCTGGTGCTCTGGAGATTGTGATAAAGAGAATTCTCAGAGCCCCTGGGTGCTGAGTCGCAAGTTTGCAGCCAGTGCATTAAACCCCAAGGTGGCTCGGCCGGGGAATGCTCCTTACTTGACGCAGAGAGTGCTTCGTCAGCCCTACGGCCCTGACGGCACCAAGGGCTTTCACAGCAGAGGGAAGCCGCCGCACAAAGCTCACACTCTCCCCTGGAAGTAG
- the LOC129089367 gene encoding neurturin encodes MKLWKGATFAFMLCGAALSILLVKNMATIGQFKPKTKYQYTSSSSSRPTSSSQSTPKTSQPSASTAESTVLSRQMGGPHRRIRSADEMNSLLSEFSMMFQSFTEGELQHVVETLLDRKRRKRLGENQARRTKRARRPKPCSLRELELTVSELGLGYESDETVMLRYCSGKCLAHRHNYDITMEHMMRTGFKKKGRKDKVANGPCCRPNAFEKDFSFLDNNSRYHTIRNISAKSCGCV; translated from the exons ATGAAGTTATGGAAAGGTGCTACTTTTGCCTTCATGCTCTGTGGCGCAGCCCTGTCCATCCTCCTAGTTAAAAACATGGCCACTATCGGACAGTTCAAACCTAAGACGAAATACCAGTacacatcttcatcctcatcaagACCGACGTCATCCTCGCAATCAACACCCAAGACCTCACAGCCATCAGCATCAACAGCCGAGTCGACAGTGTTGTCCCGGCAGATGGGTGGTCCTCATCGGAGAATCCGCTCAGCAGACGAGATGAACTCTCTCCTCTCAGAGT TTTCCATGATGTTCCAGAGCTTCACAGAGGGCGAGCTTCAGCATGTGGTCGAGACCTTGCTCgacaggaagagaaggaagagactgggtgaaaaccaggccCGAAGGACTAAAAGAGCCCGGAGGCCTAAGCCCTGCTCTTTGAGGGAGCTGGAGCTGACTGTGAGTGAACTGGGTCTCGGCTACGAGAGCGACGAGACAGTGATGCTGCGCTACTGCAGTGGCAAATGCTTGGCCCACCGGCACAACTACGACATCACCATGGAGCACATGATGCGGACTGGCTTCAAGAAGAAGGGTCGCAAGGACAAGGTAGCCAATGGGCCCTGCTGCCGACCCAACGCTTTCGAAAAGGACTTTTCCTTCCTGGACAACAACAGCCGCTATCACACGATACGAAATATCTCAGCGAAGAGCTGTGGGTGTGTATGA